The Episyrphus balteatus chromosome 3, idEpiBalt1.1, whole genome shotgun sequence genome segment GCGTGCTAGTTAGCGTCACCTGCTGCTGTTGGAAATTGTGCAACGGGTGTTGCTGCATTGACAGGGACGCATTGTGGCCCTGTGGCGGTGAGTTGGATGAGTGCGGAGGCGAAGACGATGCAGTCGACGAAccactgctgctgctgcttccaCTAACACTTCCAGGCGACAACGACGTGGAGGATGTATTTAAACTACTGCTGTTTGTCATTGAGTGAATTGCAGTCGACGAATTATTCGGCGACTTATTTTGCTGCGCAGACTGAGGACCGTTCTTTTCAACTGGTTTACCTACAAACAGTGATGAATTTACcgaacaaaaaaatgatttgttttcaTTGGTTTTTTACTTACTCTTCATAACATTGTAAGAATCTAGCTCTTCGGCAAAATCTTCTTCCTCATTAAACCACATTTCTTCATCCTCGTCGAGCTGCCTTTGATCGCGACGGTATCGGCCACTTCTGATTATTGGTAAAGTGCTACAAATGGAACATATTCattaaataagttttcaaaaaaatcatttcttgatGAAAATTTACCTATCAATAGCCAACTTATCACGATCCTTTATTCGGTCTTGATATTGATCGTATCGAGTCTTCAGATACTTAAACGTTTGTACATATTCgatttcatcaaatattttacTGAAATTCTCAACAAAATAGACGCAAAGGGTTTTTATATCTTCGAGTTTAATGTACTCGAATAATTCTAATATAGCCGATTCGAGTAGATTATATCTGCCATTATTTCTAATGAATGCGTCAACAACTGGTGCAAATAAGTTACCCTTAACAATATgtctgcaaaaataaaattaaatacaaaattaagaatACATATATGGACAAATTTGcagttaaataaattgaaatatagTTAAGTGAAGATAGTAAATTGTTGCTGTCTCTGTGAGCCATCACGTGAATACTTGATAATTTTCAATCTTGTTAAATGCAATATTGACTTCAAAAACTTGGATGGTTTGAAgctttattaaatattaaagtgGACAATGCCAACAGAAGACATCAGGTTTTGTTTAGAATAAGACTCTTGGAACAATTCACTTTTGTCTTAAATATCTTCACATTGAAAAATAGAATTGGTTAGTAATTCCAAATGCgtgtgaaaaaagaaaatatgtaaaaaCGTTTTTATAACGCCTAATTTCGTTGCATTTTTAGCATTATCTAATATATTGGCATTCCATAAAAGGTTATGCACATACCAAGAATGGAAGCCctattctgaatgaaaacttCCAGAAAATAAGTTCTGAAAAGGGAATCCCAATGAAAAAGCTTCTGCTTCTTGCCGCTTGTTCGTCATTACTCCCCTTTTTAAAGGAAAAGGAACGATATTCTAGGTATTTTTCGATTGAGAGCCTTGTGCCGAACACATTTCCCTGGAAGTTTTCAGAATATgggtgattattttttattcattatggAGCGGTTACATTAAATGAAGATACTAAGAATTGGCTCCGGCATGATATCCATATGCTTTTAGAGAGAAAAGTATTGGAGTGTAGaactttttcataataaatttataataaaaaaccaACGACCTGGTCAATTTTGCTTTTGGCAGATTGGGTTTTTAATCCTCAAAGGAATGTGGATGGAAAgttatgtaaaaatttgtaaagcGAGCCTTATAAGACTTTCGGAGATTTTGGGTTAAGTATAAACGTagctttttatttataaagtttaGATGAAATCAATGGACTTCGTGATACAAAGACGTTCATTCCTGTGGATTGAACATATGCTTTGAAAATGCAAGGAATGAACTGCTagctaaaaaaaagtagaaaattgtAATGCAGGTAGAAGAATAGGATTaagttatatataatataattacaGTCGAGTATACGGAAATGTCCCGGGTCTGGCACCCAGAGGACGCCACAGACACCAAActattatgatttcaaaaaagaatcacccttttttttggtaaaacattGTCTTTAACATCGTTGAAGCAAAAACATGAATCATTATTCGGATTCGGCTCTAAGAAAATCAAGCACTGACAGCTCCACTTAAGATGGATCCCGCTCTGGAATGTCCCAAGAGATGGTATGGTAACaccataaaattatcaaaaagtGCCCAAAATCGTTTTGGAAAATCGGAAAAATTAAAGGAGATAGATAGGAAAGTGTAGGCTTTATTTTGCATTTGCAAGAGATTTTGAGAGTGGGTACCGCGTTTGCTTTCAATAAACCAAGCAATGTGTTAATGTTTCCGAGAGCTGTTTCGTGTGaataaaaacaatgttttcGTCGGTATGTTACAATGATGAAAAATTAATCCATCACTACAATTCGAAGGGAAATCGTAAATTAGCTAAGTGGACAAAAGGCGGTGAACCAAGTCCGAAGCCGGCACAAGTGCAACAGTCGGCTGGCAAGGTTATGGCATCCGTATTTTGGGATACACACGGATTTGTATCCCAAGATTTTTGAAACTGTTTTCTGTTTTGATAAATCATTGGCAAGTAATGAATCAACAACCCAATTCAATCGAACATTTATGCcatcaattggaaaaaaaaaaccctcagaATAAAACATCTAAGTCAACAATAAACACGTCATTAATGCCCAACTAGTCTACTGAGATCCCATACACGAACAAAACTTTATTCACTGCCAGATAGACCATAAGAGTACATATCTAGTAGGGCCCTAATCGCTAATAGCCAAACCATCTTTCAACAATGCATATCAGTATAATTTTATGCGAAATTTGAATTGTTTATTACTTTTCATAAATGCATTTTCTCTCAAATTTTTAGAATTATGGTACAGTATCATGAtcataatatgaaaaaaaaactggaaatgGTTGGATTATTCTTATTCGAAAATGCTTTGCATTACTTAAAATCTaatcataaaaatatatttttatatgtaaactTACCTATTATAAAACTCGTCTTTAAGtgcaattatttttcttaaaagtctAAGGGCGCCAAGAACGAGGAACGTATGTGTGCTTTTCATAAGCACTAGTATTCTCTTGAGGAGAtctttttgtattataaaattcTTTATATGATACGTGTGATGTTCTACACAAAATGATAGAATGTCCAAAACCAGTCCCAATAACTGCGCCGTTTGATAATCTTCGTTTTGTGGTCTATCACTAATGGTATTCATTAAAAGTGGagctaaaaaaatatgttatttaaaatgtatgctttaaaaaataactttttaatcaaattttaccAATTAACGTTTGAATACTATGCTTGTAAAAGAAATTTAGGAAGTCCCCCTTCTCGGTGAGCATATTCTCTGGTTCTAAGAGAATTTTTATCACACCCATTAATTGCACCGCTCCACCCAATTCTGGCTCGGAATCAGTCAACATTTGTTCAATAGCTATATTAAGTAGCATTCGTCcctaaaataaccaaaaaaaataattaatgtatttttcaaacattcaaacaaaagctaaaaaaaacttaccccGTCAGTCCTGCTCACCTGCTGCAATGTATAATTGCGCACAACCAATGGCGAAAACTCAACAATTGCAGTCAGAATATCAATTGATGCTGATTTTGTCTTCTGATCGGCCATTATCAAAGTTATTTCGAGTGCCTGGAGTATTCCTAAACACGTAAGGGTTTTATAGAACGAATCTTTGCCTGGCGGCTGCAAATTTTGAGCATAGTTGCAAAATTCCTTCAAAAACAGCACAATGTCACGACGCTTCGCTTCCGATGTATTCGGATCGGTAAGCAGAGTGAACATATCGACAAGAAAACGTTCATCCTCCTGTATCAGAGTGACAATCTCAACTTTATTGAAGAATATGAAACTAGACAATGTGTTTAGCATATTGTCTTCGACAAAAACCGATGGTGTTGGCAATATAATATCCTGAATGTATTGCACTCGGAACGTTTGATGAATTTTTGCCAATAGATCTTGATTTCGAATCGGAATAGCTTCACGAAATTTTGCCAATTGTTTTAAATACTGGCGATGTTTTTTCGGTTGAGTGAGATTTGGGTCGTATTCCAAACAGCCAACTACATCGAATATTGTATCTTCGGCAAACATTATCTCAAAGAGTGCATTCTTGTTTAGCAGAAAGatatttttgaagatttcaaagaGATGATGGAGACCTTCCATGTTTTCTAAATCCTCGCACACATGAAAGAGATTGAGCAATTTCTTGATGTAATTCTCAGATTGCAGGGCCGTTGAAAGCTTCTCTTTGCGCAGGGGTGTGgttaaacaattttgtattgtttctgCAATGTCTTCGAGGCGTCCTAATTCGCAGGGTGGCAATTCAATTGGTGGTGCAGTATCGGACATATCCTCGAAGCGTTCATCTTCAGATTCTTCGACAATGTCTTGAGTAATCTCAACTGATGGGTCTTTACCttgcacctaaaaaaaaaaaaaataaataaattttgtatagaaattaaACGTGCATAAGCGACGCTATCAAATAAATCTTTCTCAAATTAAATATTGCAGCTATTATTAAAAAACCAAGAGATGAGTTAAGTTTAAATCTATTTATCTAACAACCCACAACCATTCTTGTGTCCATGTGATTAATTTGCATGAACAGAAGAAGCCGCTGAGTCTGAACGGCTAAGCAGAGATGTACTTTTCTATAACGATTATACTCTTGGGGGCTTTTTTAAATTCCTCGCAAGGGGCATTACACctaaaaaagtatttaagaTGGTGGGGAATGGGATTCGAacccaaattaaaatttttaaattcttttacatttACTGGTATTGAGTCTAATTGTTTTTgatgtattcaaaaatttagaaatatttaattatttaatattttggggGAGTTTGGAGCTATTTATCACTCTAAGCCgtcgatatttttttattctgactTGTTCTAAGAATTACTTTTTCGTGCCAATGAAACAATTTCATAAAACTTCTTTATACTTTTTGATGCTTCTAGAGGTTTAGTTGAAAACGATATCGATGTGGacataaatgtaaaaattattttaggaaTGTATTTTGAGGTTTAATGAAATATTGTTTATGATCCGCGTGTCGTTAGCTTAGTAATTAGAGAAAGTTAACGACGTTATAAATCGATATCGACTCATTTATAAGCATTCGTCGAGTTTAAAAAGCTGGGCTGAAGGTCTTTTTTGAAACTCGATCACGCACAAAAATAAAGAGAGATTTTTCCTCGAGGTGTTGACTCCCATTTAGAATCACAGACCCCTAAACGAGTTCTTTAAACAGAAGATCCTATGGAAATCTTGTTCAAAAGGGTCTTTAATTTTCTCTTAATAATGACTTCACCCTTTATGCTGGGAATGGTTATAGAAATATTTGGCTATTAAAGATGTTAATGAAAACCTGCATCAACGTTGATAGTCGACTTCCAAACGAGCCC includes the following:
- the LOC129913779 gene encoding serine/threonine-protein phosphatase 4 regulatory subunit 3 isoform X2, with amino-acid sequence MTTDTRRRVKLYALNAERQWDDRGTGHVSSNYVDRLKGISLLVRAESDGSLLLESKIQPDTAYQKQQDTLIVWSEGDNFDLALSFQEKVGCDEIWEKICQVQGKDPSVEITQDIVEESEDERFEDMSDTAPPIELPPCELGRLEDIAETIQNCLTTPLRKEKLSTALQSENYIKKLLNLFHVCEDLENMEGLHHLFEIFKNIFLLNKNALFEIMFAEDTIFDVVGCLEYDPNLTQPKKHRQYLKQLAKFREAIPIRNQDLLAKIHQTFRVQYIQDIILPTPSVFVEDNMLNTLSSFIFFNKVEIVTLIQEDERFLVDMFTLLTDPNTSEAKRRDIVLFLKEFCNYAQNLQPPGKDSFYKTLTCLGILQALEITLIMADQKTKSASIDILTAIVEFSPLVVRNYTLQQVSRTDGGRMLLNIAIEQMLTDSEPELGGAVQLMGVIKILLEPENMLTEKGDFLNFFYKHSIQTLIAPLLMNTISDRPQNEDYQTAQLLGLVLDILSFCVEHHTYHIKNFIIQKDLLKRILVLMKSTHTFLVLGALRLLRKIIALKDEFYNRHIVKGNLFAPVVDAFIRNNGRYNLLESAILELFEYIKLEDIKTLCVYFVENFSKIFDEIEYVQTFKYLKTRYDQYQDRIKDRDKLAIDSTLPIIRSGRYRRDQRQLDEDEEMWFNEEEDFAEELDSYNVMKIEKNGPQSAQQNKSPNNSSTAIHSMTNSSSLNTSSTSLSPGSVSGSSSSSGSSTASSSPPHSSNSPPQGHNASLSMQQHPLHNFQQQQVTLTSTQQQQSNQQNAAALVISHQQQELSLSSSSSNSSSSSSSSSSESLSQQQKHQQQPQLKQKEPQSQDIKDKTTTIITNSSEIAASSQQQQQIQQQQQNTHLDPSSSSSSSSSEEEEATSASSLKITHACSKSDIDGPSNISTIITTGNTTSTTNRAAADAVSAVVAAIAASTTVNSTNCDGILNVGAAAAAVAVLSAVAANGEADAIEKETALALTAATANSSDNVIKKGLVDYESDSNEEYDDEDEDMPDQKKPRLA
- the LOC129913779 gene encoding serine/threonine-protein phosphatase 4 regulatory subunit 3 isoform X1: MTTDTRRRVKLYALNAERQWDDRGTGHVSSNYVDRLKGISLLVRAESDGSLLLESKIQPDTAYQKQQDTLIVWSEGDNFDLALSFQEKVGCDEIWEKICQVQGKDPSVEITQDIVEESEDERFEDMSDTAPPIELPPCELGRLEDIAETIQNCLTTPLRKEKLSTALQSENYIKKLLNLFHVCEDLENMEGLHHLFEIFKNIFLLNKNALFEIMFAEDTIFDVVGCLEYDPNLTQPKKHRQYLKQLAKFREAIPIRNQDLLAKIHQTFRVQYIQDIILPTPSVFVEDNMLNTLSSFIFFNKVEIVTLIQEDERFLVDMFTLLTDPNTSEAKRRDIVLFLKEFCNYAQNLQPPGKDSFYKTLTCLGILQALEITLIMADQKTKSASIDILTAIVEFSPLVVRNYTLQQVSRTDGGRMLLNIAIEQMLTDSEPELGGAVQLMGVIKILLEPENMLTEKGDFLNFFYKHSIQTLIAPLLMNTISDRPQNEDYQTAQLLGLVLDILSFCVEHHTYHIKNFIIQKDLLKRILVLMKSTHTFLVLGALRLLRKIIALKDEFYNRHIVKGNLFAPVVDAFIRNNGRYNLLESAILELFEYIKLEDIKTLCVYFVENFSKIFDEIEYVQTFKYLKTRYDQYQDRIKDRDKLAIDSTLPIIRSGRYRRDQRQLDEDEEMWFNEEEDFAEELDSYNVMKSKPVEKNGPQSAQQNKSPNNSSTAIHSMTNSSSLNTSSTSLSPGSVSGSSSSSGSSTASSSPPHSSNSPPQGHNASLSMQQHPLHNFQQQQVTLTSTQQQQSNQQNAAALVISHQQQELSLSSSSSNSSSSSSSSSSESLSQQQKHQQQPQLKQKEPQSQDIKDKTTTIITNSSEIAASSQQQQQIQQQQQNTHLDPSSSSSSSSSEEEEATSASSLKITHACSKSDIDGPSNISTIITTGNTTSTTNRAAADAVSAVVAAIAASTTVNSTNCDGILNVGAAAAAVAVLSAVAANGEADAIEKETALALTAATANSSDNVIKKGLVDYESDSNEEYDDEDEDMPDQKKPRLA